The proteins below are encoded in one region of Winogradskyella helgolandensis:
- a CDS encoding right-handed parallel beta-helix repeat-containing protein yields MKTLTTTAQALLFACFLMLSTSVFAQSIITIDNNPNSTTTHQTLQDAHDAATAGDIIYVQPSPTNYGSVTITKALTIVGRSHSEVNNVSTIGSVTINASDVTLKGLKMSTVSPYSTISGSPITNIKLYECYASIAIGAGYSVTDPRLIGFEARGCVLTNITQYADAQDVLISNNIITSGLTIYSPVAIVIANNIFRFSSSFSLRNYATGEIAILYNNMFIVNSTADRTVTFATGDWNVSNNLLYNYADTYSLNFTTSGSATYSDSNTLLGVDPLFVNIDATDSRSFAGTSSYDASDRVLDDMTLQAGSPALTGGGGGTEMGLYNNGFIYKNSGNPKGIPTIDITTYDGAVPKNGTINVTITAKAH; encoded by the coding sequence ATGAAGACCTTAACTACAACTGCTCAAGCACTATTATTTGCTTGTTTTTTAATGCTAAGCACATCGGTGTTTGCCCAATCTATTATTACTATAGACAATAATCCCAATTCTACAACAACCCATCAAACCTTGCAAGACGCACACGATGCTGCTACGGCTGGAGACATTATCTATGTACAACCCTCTCCAACAAACTACGGTAGTGTAACCATTACAAAGGCGCTGACTATTGTGGGACGTTCTCATAGTGAAGTAAATAATGTATCTACCATTGGTTCTGTTACAATTAATGCTTCAGATGTAACATTAAAAGGCTTAAAAATGAGTACAGTTTCACCATACTCTACTATTTCTGGATCACCGATCACTAATATTAAGTTATATGAGTGTTATGCATCCATCGCAATAGGTGCTGGTTATAGTGTAACAGACCCTAGATTAATCGGTTTTGAAGCTAGAGGTTGTGTACTAACGAATATAACTCAATATGCAGATGCTCAAGATGTCTTAATCTCTAATAATATTATAACAAGTGGCTTAACCATTTATTCACCAGTAGCTATAGTTATTGCAAACAATATTTTTAGGTTTAGTAGTAGTTTTTCATTACGTAATTATGCCACAGGAGAAATCGCTATTTTATATAATAATATGTTTATCGTAAATAGTACTGCTGATAGAACCGTTACGTTTGCAACTGGGGATTGGAATGTATCTAACAATTTACTCTACAACTATGCAGATACCTATAGTTTAAATTTTACAACAAGCGGTAGTGCGACTTACTCAGATAGCAATACGCTGCTTGGAGTAGACCCATTATTTGTCAATATAGATGCTACAGATTCTCGAAGTTTTGCGGGAACTAGCTCTTATGATGCTTCAGATCGTGTGTTAGACGATATGACATTACAAGCTGGCTCTCCTGCGCTAACAGGAGGAGGAGGAGGTACCGAAATGGGTTTGTATAATAATGGTTTTATTTATAAAAACAGTGGTAATCCAAAAGGGATACCAACTATAGATATTACAACTTATGATGGTGCTGTACCTAAAAACGGTACCATAAACGTAACTATAACCGCAAAAGCACATTAA
- a CDS encoding T9SS type A sorting domain-containing protein encodes MKRLLLSFTTLLLTLATFAQVPPNDLIENATEITAFDFVDENLRLGLATAGGESAGGCPVDNYELIHYKFTATTTGTVFFNITNQDNTEIDTNSPVFIHAYSSPNLNASYSDLTMESGCSIGNTNITLNFVEGQSYYIFVYRSGFYDVSKFSATLLQDVPALERQTLIDLYNATDGPNWTTNTNWNTDAFVETWHGVTVVDGHVTDIALSNNGLLGTLPTSVTNLIELSAIAIANNELYGEIPDFSVLPNLEGFILYNNNFSFQDLEAHFTENSTLSTFSYNPQNPIDEELNIDAEIGNDYSFSMTPVLGTDVQYQWYRGYIYESGTILPEQTTNSLNLVNVQDEDLDTYHCFATSSSVPDLIIKRATIDLKGPVSETERDALIAFYNATGGENWGGTYAENWNTSATVSTWNGVTTAGNKVVVLSRQSVGLTGQLPETLGDLTNLVGLYIGLGDYNLTGSIPESIGNLTQLKKFWIQATSMTGQIPESIGGLVSLTEIRMLGNNFTGPLPESIGNLTQLTNLTLYGGDFGGYGSDFSGVIPTSLGNLVNLQTVNLAENNFEGVLPSSLSNLTNLQYFDMNSNNLYGELPFNSPNANIDISNNRFNFSDMEPFVQEDNYNTLTYSPQRTQDLAEFIESGVGVNITLNVNDTDLGRSENDNAENNSYQWFKDSVLIPGATGTDYIIYNAQETDSGDYHCEITNDVLPDLIVIREPITVVVDSSLSVLDFDQDHVSIYPNPTKNWLNIKTATLTDAKLSIYDFNGRLVFEQSINGNINALNIEALQNGTYILKIKQNDAVVSKRFIKQ; translated from the coding sequence ATGAAAAGACTACTACTCAGTTTTACGACTTTATTATTAACATTAGCAACCTTTGCCCAAGTACCACCGAATGATTTAATTGAAAATGCAACAGAAATTACAGCATTTGATTTTGTAGATGAAAATCTTCGATTGGGTTTAGCGACTGCGGGAGGAGAGTCGGCAGGAGGGTGTCCAGTTGACAATTATGAATTAATACATTATAAATTTACTGCGACGACTACAGGAACGGTATTTTTTAACATAACTAATCAAGATAATACGGAAATTGATACTAATTCTCCGGTTTTTATTCATGCTTATTCTTCACCAAATCTGAATGCATCGTATTCCGATTTAACTATGGAATCAGGATGTAGTATAGGTAATACCAATATAACACTTAATTTCGTTGAGGGACAATCGTATTATATCTTTGTATACAGATCAGGGTTTTATGACGTTTCTAAATTTAGTGCAACACTACTTCAAGATGTTCCAGCTTTAGAGCGCCAAACACTAATAGATTTGTATAACGCAACGGATGGACCTAACTGGACTACCAATACCAATTGGAATACAGATGCATTTGTAGAAACATGGCATGGTGTTACGGTTGTAGATGGCCATGTTACAGATATTGCCCTTAGCAATAATGGACTTCTCGGTACTTTGCCTACATCTGTCACAAATCTAATAGAGCTCTCTGCGATTGCAATTGCTAATAATGAGCTCTATGGCGAGATTCCAGATTTTAGCGTTCTTCCCAATTTAGAAGGTTTTATCTTATATAATAATAATTTTAGCTTTCAAGATCTAGAAGCTCATTTTACGGAGAACAGTACATTGTCTACTTTTAGCTATAACCCTCAGAATCCTATTGACGAGGAATTAAATATTGATGCCGAAATAGGTAATGACTATAGTTTTTCAATGACACCTGTATTAGGTACAGATGTACAGTACCAATGGTACAGGGGTTATATTTATGAAAGTGGTACTATCTTACCAGAGCAAACTACCAATAGCTTAAATTTAGTCAATGTACAAGATGAAGATTTAGATACTTACCATTGTTTTGCAACAAGTAGTAGTGTGCCAGATCTTATTATTAAGAGGGCTACTATAGATTTAAAAGGGCCTGTAAGTGAAACTGAGCGAGACGCTTTAATCGCTTTTTATAATGCAACAGGTGGTGAAAATTGGGGTGGAACATATGCTGAAAATTGGAATACATCAGCTACTGTATCGACATGGAATGGTGTTACTACTGCAGGGAATAAAGTGGTAGTTCTCTCTCGACAAAGTGTTGGCCTTACTGGTCAACTCCCAGAGACACTAGGTGATCTTACTAATCTAGTTGGTTTGTATATTGGTTTAGGCGACTATAATCTTACAGGTTCTATTCCAGAAAGTATTGGGAACCTTACTCAGTTAAAAAAGTTTTGGATTCAAGCAACAAGTATGACAGGTCAGATTCCTGAGAGTATTGGTGGTCTTGTCAGTCTTACTGAAATTAGAATGTTGGGTAATAATTTTACTGGACCTTTACCAGAATCCATAGGAAACCTTACCCAACTCACAAATTTAACGTTATATGGAGGTGATTTTGGAGGTTATGGAAGTGATTTTTCGGGTGTGATACCAACATCTTTAGGTAATTTAGTAAATCTTCAGACTGTAAATCTAGCGGAGAACAATTTTGAAGGAGTATTGCCTTCATCACTATCAAACCTAACCAATCTTCAATATTTTGATATGAATAGCAATAATTTGTATGGTGAATTACCATTCAACAGCCCAAATGCTAATATTGATATATCAAACAATCGATTCAACTTTAGCGATATGGAACCATTCGTTCAAGAGGATAATTATAATACACTGACATACTCACCACAACGCACCCAAGATCTTGCAGAATTCATAGAGTCTGGTGTGGGTGTAAATATTACATTAAATGTCAATGATACCGATCTTGGTAGAAGTGAAAATGATAATGCCGAAAACAATAGTTACCAATGGTTTAAAGACAGCGTTCTAATACCAGGGGCTACTGGCACAGATTACATCATATACAATGCACAAGAAACAGATAGCGGAGATTATCATTGTGAGATTACTAATGATGTGCTACCAGATTTAATCGTAATTCGTGAGCCTATTACAGTGGTTGTAGATTCGAGTTTAAGCGTGTTAGATTTTGATCAAGACCATGTGTCTATCTACCCAAACCCAACAAAAAACTGGCTGAACATAAAAACAGCAACGCTAACCGATGCCAAATTATCCATTTATGATTTTAATGGAAGGTTGGTGTTTGAACAATCTATCAACGGTAACATCAATGCCTTAAATATTGAAGCATTACAAAACGGCACTTACATTTTAAAAATTAAGCAAAACGATGCCGTAGTGTCCAAACGTTTTATAAAACAATAA
- a CDS encoding DUF5723 family protein produces MKTTKLFYLFIVLLTLNLSFGQSYIGHSIDNYSGVHGVIYNPSSVVGSKYKADINLISASVFGGSDYFGINMSDIMNSDGGFDIEEDSKRFPSNANNFFVNIDVVGPSFMFNLNKKSSIGVISRVRANMNINNINGELFETIEDDFDSDEDFSFDSKHLNGTIHTWAEVGLAYGRILIEKPNHLLKGGVTLKYLQGAGSAFMSSPELAGYYSATSETLETEGQLIYGTSQDFESDDIDFSNLTAGFGLDVGFTYQWYSNRENDSLPTYKTPYKLKVGVSVTDIGSINYDNSTVNNYDLNATVNTSDSEEDLEDFLEDNYNGVETNEEAKIKLPTALHLLVDYRLAKKWFVSAQANLSMVKKGSELSTSVINTVTLAPRLETKWFSFYAPLSFRQYGDMSFGGGMRLGPLTVGSGSVFTNLLSDSSKTTDVYLGLNIPLYR; encoded by the coding sequence ATGAAAACTACTAAACTTTTTTACCTATTTATTGTTTTACTAACCTTAAATCTGTCTTTCGGACAAAGCTATATTGGCCATTCTATTGATAACTACTCAGGTGTACATGGAGTTATTTATAATCCATCGAGTGTCGTGGGTTCTAAATATAAAGCCGATATTAATTTAATATCTGCAAGTGTTTTTGGAGGAAGTGATTATTTTGGAATTAACATGAGCGATATTATGAACTCAGATGGAGGCTTCGATATTGAAGAGGACTCTAAAAGATTTCCAAGCAATGCTAATAATTTTTTCGTTAATATAGATGTTGTAGGGCCATCATTTATGTTTAATTTAAATAAAAAGAGTAGTATCGGTGTTATAAGTCGAGTGCGCGCTAATATGAATATTAATAATATTAACGGTGAGCTTTTTGAAACTATTGAAGATGATTTTGATTCGGATGAGGATTTTAGTTTTGACTCTAAACACCTTAACGGAACCATCCACACATGGGCAGAAGTAGGTTTAGCATATGGTAGAATACTTATAGAAAAACCAAACCACTTATTAAAAGGTGGTGTGACTTTAAAGTATTTACAAGGTGCAGGTAGTGCCTTTATGAGTAGTCCTGAATTAGCGGGTTACTATTCTGCCACTTCTGAAACATTAGAAACTGAAGGACAATTAATCTATGGTACAAGTCAAGATTTTGAATCTGACGATATAGATTTTAGTAATCTTACTGCTGGCTTTGGATTAGATGTTGGTTTTACATACCAATGGTATTCTAATCGCGAAAATGATAGTCTTCCTACTTATAAAACTCCTTATAAATTAAAAGTAGGAGTTTCTGTGACAGATATTGGTTCCATAAATTATGATAATTCAACTGTTAATAATTATGATTTAAATGCTACTGTAAATACTTCCGATTCTGAAGAAGACTTAGAAGACTTTTTAGAAGATAATTACAACGGAGTAGAAACCAATGAAGAAGCAAAAATTAAATTACCAACAGCATTACATTTACTAGTAGATTATAGATTAGCTAAAAAATGGTTTGTGAGCGCACAAGCCAACTTGTCTATGGTCAAAAAAGGTTCAGAATTGAGTACTTCAGTTATAAATACCGTAACGTTGGCGCCGCGATTAGAAACCAAATGGTTTAGCTTTTACGCTCCATTGAGTTTTAGACAATATGGTGATATGTCTTTTGGTGGTGGTATGCGTTTAGGTCCTTTAACTGTTGGTTCGGGATCTGTTTTTACAAACTTGCTGTCTGATAGTTCTAAGACTACAGATGTGTATTTAGGATTAAATATTCCATTATATAGATAA
- a CDS encoding response regulator transcription factor — MIQLAIAEDHQSLIDGIKLLLEYADDIDIVGTANDGEALLYLVRLKQPNVVITDIRMPKMDGITATKEIKKEWPHIKVLGFTMFDQKDAINQMLEAGASGYLLKNSPLQEVLKAVRAVYNGHTYFDANIEIDVENDTNKKAKSILTKRQVEILSFVAKGKTSREIADELFIGVHTVETHRKNMIRILGLQGKGELMRYALEKKYRF; from the coding sequence ATGATACAACTAGCCATAGCAGAAGACCACCAATCGCTTATTGATGGTATAAAATTATTATTAGAATACGCAGATGATATTGATATTGTTGGTACAGCCAATGATGGTGAAGCGCTTTTATATTTAGTACGTCTTAAGCAGCCCAATGTGGTCATTACCGATATTCGAATGCCAAAAATGGATGGTATAACAGCAACAAAAGAAATTAAAAAAGAGTGGCCACATATCAAAGTTTTAGGGTTTACAATGTTCGATCAAAAGGACGCCATTAATCAAATGTTAGAGGCTGGCGCTTCGGGTTATTTATTAAAAAATTCACCTTTACAGGAAGTTTTAAAAGCCGTAAGAGCGGTATATAATGGCCATACCTATTTTGATGCTAATATTGAAATAGATGTAGAAAATGATACCAATAAAAAGGCGAAAAGTATTCTGACCAAGCGCCAAGTAGAAATCTTAAGTTTCGTAGCAAAAGGAAAAACATCTCGTGAAATTGCCGATGAACTGTTTATAGGTGTACATACGGTTGAAACGCATCGTAAAAACATGATTAGGATTCTTGGACTTCAAGGTAAAGGAGAGTTAATGCGTTATGCCTTAGAGAAGAAATATAGATTTTAA
- a CDS encoding tetratricopeptide repeat-containing sensor histidine kinase — protein sequence MGIKCITTNFTIILCFILLPLLGFSQKQQDSLFSIWKNTQLADTTRANAYNEFIYKNYFENKTDSAYAMALRLMDFTEAHQLKKQKADVLILLGGIEHIFGDTSKAAMHFGASLELYKELNNIRGQAKANNGLGVSYKKVFNLDEAKTYYEKSLELSKAISDTILISQSLINIGNIYNWRYKSDKALEYFTESLRLSKAAVNKREEAVALINISSAYIQKKDFKRSESYTNEAIKIGDSLNDFHVLVNAYRELAFKYLKQKDYDNLIPAAEKVLDYGKKTSNNQMIGSAYYYLLEGNKGKRNFDLTVKYLELVKEFKINIDDLQAIRTLAKIKIDNHRTKDSLIHINHTLKAGLTHQNEKANLFFAWGGSLALLSGIAFLVYINIKRKQHKAEKERQEEINEKEKILKDLELSTIDAMIEGQEKERQRLASDLHDSVGASVAAAKLQFEYFVTHQNENTDSEELTKKISTLLEDAYAETRSMSHLKNSGVMAKNGLLPAVERLAENASGINGLEFEVHSFGLDQRLENTMEISIFRMIQELVTNVLKHAKATQGTIHITNHFDNLNIMVEDNGVGFNPNQLSKTAKGIGISCIDKRVEHLEGKLTIESEINKGTTVIIDIPL from the coding sequence ATGGGTATTAAATGCATAACTACCAATTTTACGATTATACTATGTTTTATACTATTGCCATTGCTTGGTTTTAGTCAAAAGCAACAAGATTCTCTGTTTTCAATTTGGAAAAACACCCAACTAGCAGATACTACAAGAGCTAATGCCTACAATGAATTTATTTATAAAAATTATTTTGAAAATAAAACAGATTCAGCTTATGCAATGGCTTTACGCCTAATGGATTTTACTGAAGCTCATCAGTTAAAAAAGCAGAAGGCAGACGTTCTTATACTTTTAGGAGGTATAGAACATATTTTTGGAGATACTTCTAAAGCGGCAATGCACTTTGGGGCTAGTTTGGAACTTTATAAGGAATTGAATAATATAAGAGGACAAGCAAAAGCTAATAACGGATTAGGTGTTTCATATAAAAAAGTTTTTAATCTAGATGAAGCCAAAACCTATTATGAAAAATCATTAGAACTAAGCAAAGCGATTAGCGACACTATTTTAATATCTCAATCTTTAATTAATATTGGGAATATCTACAACTGGCGTTATAAATCAGACAAAGCACTAGAGTATTTTACAGAAAGTTTGAGGCTGTCTAAGGCAGCGGTGAATAAACGTGAAGAAGCTGTAGCTTTAATCAATATAAGTAGTGCCTATATTCAGAAAAAAGATTTTAAACGTTCTGAGTCTTATACGAACGAAGCTATAAAAATAGGAGATTCATTAAATGATTTTCACGTTTTGGTTAATGCTTATCGTGAGCTTGCTTTTAAATATCTTAAACAAAAGGATTACGATAATCTTATTCCTGCAGCAGAAAAGGTATTAGATTATGGAAAAAAGACATCTAATAATCAAATGATTGGTTCTGCTTATTATTATCTTTTAGAAGGCAATAAAGGGAAACGAAACTTTGATTTAACTGTGAAATACTTAGAATTAGTTAAAGAATTTAAAATTAATATCGATGACCTTCAGGCAATAAGAACACTAGCAAAGATAAAAATTGATAACCACCGAACAAAAGATAGTCTTATACATATAAACCATACACTAAAGGCAGGGCTAACGCATCAAAATGAGAAAGCCAATCTGTTTTTTGCTTGGGGAGGAAGTTTGGCTTTACTTTCGGGTATTGCTTTCTTGGTATACATAAATATAAAACGGAAACAACATAAGGCAGAAAAAGAAAGGCAAGAAGAAATTAATGAAAAAGAAAAAATTCTAAAGGATTTAGAATTATCTACTATTGATGCTATGATTGAAGGCCAGGAAAAGGAACGCCAACGTTTGGCTTCTGATTTACATGATAGTGTTGGTGCTTCAGTGGCTGCTGCTAAATTACAGTTTGAGTATTTCGTGACACATCAAAATGAAAATACAGATTCAGAAGAACTAACTAAAAAAATTAGCACATTGTTAGAGGATGCCTATGCCGAAACTCGCTCTATGTCACATCTGAAAAATTCTGGTGTCATGGCTAAAAATGGATTACTTCCTGCCGTGGAGAGACTAGCAGAAAATGCTTCAGGAATAAACGGATTAGAATTTGAAGTACATAGTTTTGGTTTGGATCAACGTTTAGAGAATACTATGGAAATATCAATTTTTAGAATGATTCAAGAATTAGTAACGAATGTTTTAAAGCATGCTAAAGCCACCCAAGGAACAATTCATATTACTAATCATTTTGATAATCTCAACATAATGGTTGAAGATAACGGTGTGGGCTTTAATCCTAACCAATTATCAAAAACCGCAAAAGGTATAGGCATTAGTTGTATTGATAAACGCGTAGAACACTTGGAAGGTAAACTGACTATTGAGTCTGAAATTAATAAAGGAACAACCGTAATAATAGATATACCATTATGA
- a CDS encoding ATP-binding protein, which translates to MTILIFIFLPNSSIGQEEPLITISQIELLYKTENYQAVVNLATSQLKSTNIIELAEVNFMIAKSYENLNLEDSALGYYKTALDFYKKEKVAEKIAEINLEIYLLLDSQNNLESNKAFYLQEVYEHAKRTNSKKWMISYDTHIGIEKLKNNEKDSAKYYLFKAYKQAIEIDSTKLQMNISTYIGSLYSRKYKDQDSAIFYYNNALERYYSDTINFKSLNTEFGIFNNIGNAYRRKQEYVKALEYYNKAEKIELPRLNRKSKKILYSNMDATFYYMQDWVNAYNYLYKYDSIKDIINLKDQNSSIIDIEERYNNEKLRADNLEIEAKRKQNQNIAFGLGGSLALGSIIVFLILKNTKRKQKLAEQEKALESQKLATVLKEQELITIDAMIEGQEKERQRIANDLHDDLGGLMANVKLHFNALKDKDSPELYSKTNNLIEEAYQKVRSVAHAKNSGVIAKQGLLKAVRHMADKVSGSNTIKIEVLDHGLDNRLENSLELTLFRIIQELITNVIKHSEASEVTIHLTNHEDSINIMVEDNGKGFNSNQITKTNKGMGISSIDKRVEHLEGQLTIESEINKGTTVIIDIPS; encoded by the coding sequence TTGACCATACTCATATTTATTTTTTTGCCAAATAGTAGTATTGGGCAAGAGGAACCTCTTATCACTATTTCTCAAATCGAATTACTATATAAAACCGAGAATTATCAAGCTGTTGTTAATCTTGCTACTTCTCAATTGAAGTCTACAAATATTATAGAATTGGCTGAGGTAAATTTTATGATAGCTAAGTCATATGAGAATTTAAATTTGGAAGACAGTGCCCTTGGCTATTATAAAACGGCTTTAGATTTCTACAAAAAAGAGAAGGTTGCTGAAAAAATAGCTGAAATTAATTTAGAAATCTATTTGTTATTGGATAGTCAGAATAATTTAGAATCTAATAAAGCATTTTACCTGCAAGAAGTCTATGAGCATGCTAAACGCACAAATTCTAAAAAATGGATGATATCTTATGATACACATATAGGTATAGAAAAATTGAAAAATAACGAAAAAGATTCTGCGAAGTATTATTTGTTTAAAGCTTATAAACAGGCAATTGAAATCGATAGTACTAAATTGCAGATGAATATTTCAACATATATTGGTTCGCTGTATTCTAGAAAATATAAGGATCAAGATTCCGCAATTTTTTATTATAATAATGCTTTAGAACGTTATTATAGTGACACTATAAATTTTAAAAGCTTAAATACGGAGTTTGGTATTTTTAATAATATAGGTAATGCTTACAGAAGAAAACAAGAGTATGTTAAAGCATTAGAATATTATAATAAAGCCGAAAAAATAGAATTACCTAGATTAAACAGAAAGAGTAAAAAAATTCTTTACTCAAATATGGATGCTACGTTTTACTATATGCAAGATTGGGTAAATGCGTATAATTATCTATATAAATATGATTCGATAAAAGATATTATAAACTTAAAAGATCAAAATTCATCTATCATAGATATTGAAGAAAGATATAATAACGAAAAACTTAGAGCAGACAATTTAGAAATTGAAGCCAAAAGAAAACAAAACCAAAACATAGCCTTTGGTCTTGGAGGAAGTCTAGCTTTAGGAAGCATCATCGTTTTCTTAATATTAAAGAACACTAAACGAAAACAAAAATTAGCTGAGCAAGAAAAAGCATTAGAATCTCAAAAATTAGCGACCGTTTTAAAAGAACAAGAGTTAATAACCATTGATGCTATGATAGAAGGTCAAGAAAAAGAGCGACAGCGTATTGCTAATGATCTTCATGATGATTTGGGTGGACTCATGGCAAATGTAAAGCTACATTTTAACGCTTTAAAGGATAAAGACTCACCAGAACTTTATAGCAAAACCAATAATTTAATTGAAGAAGCGTATCAAAAAGTACGTTCGGTAGCACATGCTAAAAACTCTGGTGTCATTGCCAAGCAAGGTTTGCTAAAAGCAGTGCGGCATATGGCAGATAAAGTTTCAGGTTCAAACACAATAAAAATAGAGGTATTAGATCATGGTTTAGATAATCGTTTGGAAAACAGTTTAGAATTGACGCTTTTTAGAATCATTCAAGAATTAATTACTAATGTTATAAAGCATTCAGAGGCTTCAGAAGTCACTATTCATCTTACCAATCACGAGGATAGTATTAATATAATGGTGGAGGATAATGGTAAAGGTTTTAATTCAAATCAAATTACTAAAACCAATAAAGGTATGGGTATTAGTAGTATTGATAAACGTGTAGAACATTTGGAAGGTCAACTTACTATTGAGTCTGAAATAAACAAAGGAACAACCGTCATAATAGATATACCAAGCTAA
- a CDS encoding pyrophosphohydrolase domain-containing protein, which yields MQDKIKAVKAFHTAFKIGHRETPKADLGIEKNMLRYKLMREENEEYLEAANENDLVEVADALGDMLYILCGTIIEHGMQHKIEEVFEEIQRSNMSKLGADGEPIYREDGKVLKGPNYFKPNIKEILES from the coding sequence ATGCAAGACAAAATTAAGGCAGTAAAAGCGTTTCATACGGCTTTCAAAATAGGACATCGCGAAACACCAAAAGCCGACTTAGGTATTGAAAAAAATATGCTGCGTTACAAACTAATGCGCGAAGAAAACGAAGAATATTTAGAAGCTGCCAATGAAAATGACTTAGTTGAAGTTGCGGATGCTTTAGGAGATATGCTTTACATACTTTGTGGTACTATTATAGAACATGGCATGCAACATAAAATTGAAGAAGTATTTGAAGAAATCCAACGTAGTAATATGAGTAAATTAGGAGCCGATGGAGAACCTATTTATCGTGAAGATGGTAAGGTGTTAAAAGGGCCAAATTACTTTAAACCAAATATAAAAGAGATCTTAGAGTCATAA
- a CDS encoding branched-chain amino acid aminotransferase, which produces MANHTDKISIETAKTSKIETVDFSKLDFGRVFTDHMFVCDYEDGRWQAPKIMPYQAMTFDPSARVFHYGQAVFEGMKAYKDDDGKVFLFRPKQNFERINKSAARLAMPAFPENYFFEGLEELLKLDNDWIKPGIGNSMYIRPFVIATEPAISASPASMYRFMIICSPAQSYYNSPVRVLVAEQFSRSANGGVGAAKAAGNYAAQFYPTSLAQKEGFQQIIWTDADSHTFLEEAGTMNVFFRVNDTLITAPVSDRILDGITRKSIIQLADDLGITCEVRQIKVEEIKNAAKDGSLKEVFGAGTAAVISEISAFQHRDELFEISGAEDSYAKLFKQTLLNIQYNVSDDIHGWRHEVK; this is translated from the coding sequence ATGGCCAATCATACAGATAAAATTAGCATTGAAACTGCTAAAACTTCTAAAATTGAAACGGTAGATTTTAGTAAATTAGACTTTGGTCGTGTCTTTACAGACCACATGTTTGTTTGTGATTATGAGGATGGCAGGTGGCAAGCTCCAAAAATTATGCCTTATCAAGCGATGACGTTTGATCCTTCTGCGCGTGTGTTTCATTATGGTCAGGCGGTTTTTGAAGGTATGAAAGCTTACAAGGATGATGATGGTAAAGTTTTTCTTTTTAGACCTAAACAGAACTTTGAACGTATTAATAAATCTGCGGCACGTTTAGCTATGCCAGCGTTTCCTGAGAATTATTTCTTTGAAGGGTTAGAGGAGTTATTAAAATTAGATAATGATTGGATTAAGCCAGGCATAGGAAACTCTATGTACATACGCCCTTTTGTAATTGCAACAGAACCTGCAATTTCTGCGTCTCCAGCAAGTATGTATCGTTTTATGATTATTTGCTCGCCAGCGCAATCGTATTATAATTCTCCTGTACGTGTTTTAGTGGCAGAACAATTTAGTAGATCTGCAAATGGAGGTGTTGGTGCAGCCAAAGCGGCAGGTAATTATGCCGCTCAATTTTATCCTACAAGTTTAGCACAAAAAGAAGGCTTTCAACAAATTATTTGGACAGATGCAGATTCGCATACGTTTCTAGAAGAAGCTGGTACTATGAATGTCTTTTTTAGAGTCAATGATACATTAATAACAGCACCTGTTAGTGATCGTATTTTAGATGGAATTACTAGAAAAAGTATTATTCAATTAGCAGATGATTTGGGAATTACTTGTGAAGTTAGACAGATAAAAGTTGAAGAAATTAAAAATGCGGCAAAAGATGGTAGCTTAAAAGAAGTGTTTGGTGCAGGTACTGCTGCTGTTATTAGTGAGATTTCTGCATTTCAACATCGTGATGAGTTGTTTGAGATTTCTGGTGCTGAAGATTCTTATGCTAAGTTATTTAAACAAACCTTATTGAATATTCAGTATAATGTTTCTGATGATATTCATGGTTGGAGACATGAGGTAAAATAA